One stretch of Microvirga lotononidis DNA includes these proteins:
- the rpoH gene encoding RNA polymerase sigma factor RpoH, translating into MATALPVLANEGGLSRYLDEIRRFPMLEPHEEYMLAKRWREHGDREAAHKLVTSHLRLVAKIAMGYRGYGLPIGEVVSEGNVGLMQAVKRFEPDKGFRLATYAMWWIKAAIQEYILRSWSLVKMGTTANQKKLFFNLRKAKGRISAFEEGDLRPEHVKQIATQLGVTEQDVVDMNRRLGGDSSLNAPLRDEGEGGGEWQDWLVDNSQSQEQVLVEEEEGQNRLSALRSALSVLNPRERRIFEARRLSDDPITLEELSTEFGVSRERVRQIEVRAFEKVQEAVKKNLTQIETSSAEA; encoded by the coding sequence ATGGCTACAGCGCTTCCGGTGCTTGCCAATGAAGGGGGCCTTTCGCGCTATCTCGACGAGATCCGTCGCTTCCCCATGCTTGAGCCGCATGAGGAGTACATGCTCGCCAAACGCTGGCGCGAGCACGGAGATCGCGAAGCGGCCCATAAGCTCGTGACGTCACATCTGCGCCTCGTCGCCAAGATCGCCATGGGCTATCGCGGCTACGGTCTGCCGATCGGCGAGGTCGTGTCGGAAGGCAATGTCGGCCTCATGCAGGCCGTCAAGCGTTTCGAGCCCGACAAGGGCTTCCGCCTCGCCACTTATGCCATGTGGTGGATCAAAGCGGCCATTCAAGAGTACATTCTGCGGTCCTGGTCCCTCGTGAAGATGGGCACCACGGCTAACCAGAAGAAACTGTTCTTCAACCTGCGCAAGGCGAAGGGCCGGATCTCCGCGTTCGAGGAAGGCGATCTGCGCCCCGAGCACGTGAAGCAGATCGCCACGCAGCTCGGCGTCACCGAGCAGGACGTGGTGGACATGAACCGCCGTCTCGGTGGCGACTCGTCCCTCAACGCGCCTTTGCGCGATGAGGGCGAAGGTGGCGGCGAATGGCAGGATTGGCTGGTCGACAACAGCCAGAGCCAGGAGCAGGTGCTCGTCGAGGAAGAGGAAGGCCAGAACCGCCTGAGCGCTCTCCGCTCCGCGCTCTCCGTGCTCAATCCGCGTGAGCGCCGCATCTTCGAGGCGCGCCGCCTGTCGGACGATCCGATCACTCTCGAGGAGCTCTCCACCGAGTTCGGCGTGTCCCGTGAACGGGTCCGTCAGATCGAGGTTCGGGCGTTCGAGAAGGTGCAGGAAGCGGTCAAGAAGAACCTGACCCAGATCGAGACCTCGTCGGCCGAGGCTTAA